In one Mesotoga infera genomic region, the following are encoded:
- a CDS encoding aminoglycoside phosphotransferase, with translation NISHATPEMAVELGIFTGRLHKALKEIDYDQLERTNLLKSLTAALRHFSAVDFEMELESVEEFFTDFYKIYYRLPVQIIHGDYHPGNIIIHEGKVSGIVDFDCATREVKVLDLAYLVHSVFAEFLKMGSPSLFLYLLPYLLEGYSSENTLTSSERESFVYLLSAISIIQIHYFTAKELTEEARFAKNVFKWLYKNSSRIKEKSGLVLAGSEKAI, from the coding sequence AACATCTCTCATGCCACTCCTGAGATGGCGGTTGAACTAGGCATTTTTACCGGAAGGCTCCACAAAGCTCTAAAAGAAATCGACTACGATCAGCTTGAAAGAACGAATCTGCTGAAGTCACTGACAGCTGCCCTGCGGCACTTCAGTGCAGTGGACTTCGAAATGGAACTCGAAAGTGTTGAGGAATTCTTCACCGATTTCTACAAGATATATTATAGACTTCCGGTCCAGATCATTCATGGCGACTACCATCCAGGCAACATAATCATCCACGAGGGGAAGGTCTCGGGGATAGTAGATTTCGATTGTGCGACTCGAGAAGTGAAAGTGCTGGATCTTGCCTATCTAGTTCATAGCGTCTTCGCCGAGTTTCTGAAGATGGGTTCTCCATCGCTTTTCCTCTATTTGCTTCCTTATCTGCTTGAAGGATACTCCTCAGAAAACACTCTTACCTCGAGCGAGAGGGAGAGTTTTGTCTATCTGCTTTCTGCTATTTCGATCATCCAGATTCATTACTTCACTGCGAAAGAATTGACTGAAGAAGCGCGTTTCGCAAAGAATGTCTTCAAATGGTTGTACAAAAACAGTAGTCGTATCAAGGAGAAGTCGGGCCTTGTCCTGGCCGGTTCCGAAAAGGCGATCTAG